One window of Rissa tridactyla isolate bRisTri1 chromosome 12, bRisTri1.patW.cur.20221130, whole genome shotgun sequence genomic DNA carries:
- the LOC128916745 gene encoding olfactory receptor 14C36-like, with the protein MYFFLLHLSVLDLGSISTTLPKSMANSLWDTRTISSSGCASQLFFFFFFMSAEYFLLTVMAYDRYVAICKPLHYGTLLGSRACVHMAAAAWGSGFLTALLHTANTFSLPLCQGNAIYQFFCEIPQILKLSCSHSYLREVGLLVVSVCLGFGCFVFIVVSYVQIFRAVLRIPSEQGRHKAFSTCLPHLAVVSLLVSTAVFAYLKPPFLSSPSLDLVTAVLYSVVPPAVNPFISSMRNQQLKDAVWKLITGCFQKH; encoded by the coding sequence atgtacttcttcctcctccacctctctgttcttgacctgggctccatctccaccactctccccaaatccatggccaattccctctgggataCAAGGACCATTTCCTCCTCAGGATGTGcttcccagctttttttctttttcttttttatgtcagctgagtattttcttctcaccgtcatggcctacgaccgctacgtggccatctgcaaacccctgcactacggcaccctcctgggcagcagagcttgtgtccacatggcagcagctgcctggggcagtggctttctcactgctctgctgcacacggccaatacattttcactgcccctctgccagggcaatgctatttaccagttcttctgtgaaatcccccagatcctcaagctctcctgctcacactcctacctcagggaagttgggcttcttgtggtcagtgtctgtttgggctttgggtgttttgttttcatcgtggtgtcctacgtgcagatcttcagggccgtgctgaggatcccctctgagcagggacggcacaaagccttttccacgtgcctccctcacctggccgtggtctccctgcttgtcagcactgcagtgtttgcctacctgaagccccccttcctctcctccccatccctggatctggtgacAGCAGttctgtactccgtggtgcctccagcagtgaaccccttCATCTCCAGCATGAGGAACCAGCAGCTCAAGGATGCAGTGTGGAAACTGATAACTGGATGCTTTCAGAAGCATTAA